Proteins found in one Helicobacter sp. NHP19-003 genomic segment:
- a CDS encoding peptidylprolyl isomerase yields MIAWMQKHKKYLVVTIWISTIAFVAAGMIGWGQYNFSLAGRSVAKVGQIAISQEDLAREHKQLLDIYSQSIPNFKDLSEQEIKALGLERNALNVLINQALLKNFALDLGLGVSDSEIVAEIQKSELFQKDGHFDEGLYKKLLQENNFRPSAFEDNVKNTLLLKKIASLFPQALTPLEQEAFMLPLSLQDRVRIEVLEPKEIPLKEESLKAYYNAHKQDYKKPTSYTLASVQVAPKEIPKESDLKIYFDKHKEQYTLQGKPQEFSKVEKQVRHDYSSEQAKEQALKDYLALKKGQLKPESETFTDLPYSEDINKKIKAMRAGEVLKPMLYKEGWVVLKLVAKDTSALESFVEARARIAQILQTEAQIKELKKEALQKLPTFKGSDIGLLNLDFKGNIHDLGEKSSKALVDYIFKHPYQEGFALLEGPKAVLYRVYSQDFKHQVKNTAYLKQMMQNLKAQALDGALVAMLKQRYKITLYARSRP; encoded by the coding sequence ATGATTGCGTGGATGCAAAAGCATAAAAAGTACTTGGTGGTCACCATTTGGATCAGCACCATCGCTTTTGTGGCTGCGGGCATGATCGGGTGGGGGCAGTACAACTTCTCTTTAGCGGGCAGGAGCGTGGCAAAGGTGGGGCAAATCGCCATCAGTCAAGAAGATTTGGCCAGAGAACATAAGCAACTCTTAGACATTTACAGCCAATCCATCCCCAACTTCAAGGACTTGAGCGAACAAGAAATCAAGGCCTTGGGGCTAGAGCGCAACGCCTTAAATGTGCTGATTAACCAAGCGTTATTGAAAAATTTCGCTTTGGATTTAGGGCTAGGGGTGAGCGATAGCGAGATTGTCGCCGAGATTCAAAAAAGCGAACTTTTCCAAAAAGATGGGCATTTTGACGAGGGGCTGTATAAAAAACTCCTACAAGAAAACAACTTCCGCCCCAGTGCCTTTGAGGACAATGTCAAAAACACCTTATTGCTTAAAAAGATCGCCTCCTTGTTCCCCCAAGCCCTGACTCCCCTAGAGCAAGAAGCGTTCATGCTCCCTCTTAGTTTGCAAGATAGGGTCCGCATTGAGGTGTTAGAACCTAAAGAAATCCCCCTCAAAGAAGAGAGCCTAAAGGCGTATTACAACGCCCACAAACAAGATTACAAAAAGCCGACAAGCTACACCTTAGCTAGCGTGCAAGTCGCGCCCAAAGAAATCCCCAAGGAGAGTGATTTAAAGATCTACTTTGACAAGCACAAGGAGCAGTACACCCTGCAGGGCAAGCCCCAAGAGTTTAGCAAGGTGGAAAAACAAGTGCGCCATGACTACAGCAGCGAGCAAGCTAAAGAGCAAGCCCTAAAAGACTACCTAGCCTTAAAAAAGGGGCAGCTCAAGCCCGAGAGCGAAACCTTTACTGACCTGCCCTACAGCGAGGACATCAATAAAAAAATCAAGGCTATGCGCGCAGGCGAGGTGCTAAAACCAATGCTTTACAAGGAGGGGTGGGTGGTCTTAAAACTTGTGGCAAAAGACACAAGCGCGCTTGAAAGCTTTGTGGAGGCTAGGGCTCGAATCGCCCAAATTCTGCAAACAGAGGCGCAAATCAAAGAACTCAAAAAAGAAGCCTTGCAAAAACTGCCCACCTTCAAGGGCAGCGACATCGGCCTGTTGAATTTAGACTTTAAGGGCAATATCCACGACTTGGGCGAAAAGTCATCCAAGGCTTTGGTGGACTACATCTTTAAACACCCCTACCAAGAGGGCTTTGCCTTGCTTGAAGGACCCAAAGCGGTGTTGTATCGGGTGTATTCTCAAGACTTCAAGCACCAAGTGAAAAACACCGCTTATTTAAAACAAATGATGCAAAACCTCAAGGCACAAGCCCTAGATGGGGCGCTGGTCGCTATGCTAAAACAACGCTACAAAATCACCTTATACGCCAGGAGTCGCCCTTGA